Proteins encoded by one window of Aspergillus chevalieri M1 DNA, chromosome 6, nearly complete sequence:
- the zfpA gene encoding putative C2H2 finger domain protein (COG:S;~EggNog:ENOG410PHHG;~InterPro:IPR036236,IPR013087): MLAVMPSRQQEVPYFQNPTMDPSMVDLFTFPMDSLSGFGQNNDTTRVTQSYYEPPLYSEDIQKPGFPSLPGSPPAATTQAPEPRPSLSSASAPSIASTSSSAIGSPYSATQGIQEGWMDTNHELSLAGAIGDLFPSDQMINTLDADAYFQKKGPDNFVDPSWIQPIPQQPNGSSPVTYPEQPSYAMGQSVFAQQSPEASPLPTLEGLENNETKESKQPLSPQATLSGNPPYQPMYNRRSSASSTHSRGSRRSPSASSVDGETKGRCPHPECGRPFKDLKAHMLTHQAERPEKCPIVNCEYHTKGFARRYDKNRHTLTHYKGTMVCGFCPGSGSPVEKSFNRADVFKRHLTSVHGVEQTPPNCRKKNSNSKNTMAYSSDSTGKCSTCSGTFNNPQDFYEHLDDCVLRVVQQEEPSEAINQKLLAEVDSDEEVKKTMEKHKLTDNTAGTGSQSDFNDSPSNQKSGKGSIKSTKGNTSSRPILGKNAITKHSTQNNNGNSSKLRPMVSRRRNNRNFYPQSWGCPASSMKTKKRVLCVFDGPRRLWKDEMMLDNEFEVRVKLPGGAGDGTNRDAYITDLDIETMKRAEGVFSATAEERGEWTDGPSTRLIGQPMMPLPGLSQSSDEVDLDELMRT, encoded by the exons ATGTTGGCGGTCATGCCCTCGAGACAACAGGAAGTCCCGTACTTCCAGAACCCTACGATGGACCCTTCGATGGTCGACCTCTTCACCTTTCCTATGGACAGCCTGAGTGGATTCGGACAGAACAACGACACAACAAGAGTAACACAATCATACTACGAGCCACCATTATATTCAGAGGACATTCAGAAGCCAGGATTCCCTTCTCTTCCTGGTTCGCCTCCGGCTGCTACTACCCAGGCCCCGGAGCCTCGGCCTTCTCTGTCTAGTGCTTCAGCTCCATCAATTGCTAGTACATCCTCTTCTGCTATTGGTTCGCCGTACTCTGCCACACAAGGCATCCAGGAAGGCTGGATGGATACAAATCACGAACTTAGTCTTGCAGGTGCTATAGGTGATTTGTTTCCCAGCGACCAGATGATCAACACCTTGGACGCAGACGCCTACTTTCAAAAGAAGGGCCCAGATAACTTTGTCG ACCCTTCCTGGATCCAGCCTATTCCTCAACAACCTAATGGATCATCGCCTGTCACCTATCCCGAGCAACCCAGCTACGCCATGGGTCAATCTGTCTTTGCACAACAATCACCAGAGGCATCTCCTCTCCCTACCCTGGAGGGTCTCGAGAACAACGAGACAAAGGAGTCGAAACAGCCCCTTTCACCACAAGCCACGCTGTCTGGCAATCCCCCTTATCAGCCCATGTACAACCGACGATCCTCTGCCTCTTCCACCCACAGCCGCGGCTCTCGCCGTAGCCCTTCTGCCAGTAGTGTTGACGGTGAAACCAAGGGGCGGTGTCCTCATCCAGAGTGCGGTCGGCCCTTCAAAGATTTGAAGGCCCACATGCTCACGCATCAGGCTGAGAGACCCGAGAAGTGCCCGATTGTCAACTGCGAGTACCACACCAAAGGTTTCGCTCGCAGGTACGACAAAAACCGTCACACCCTTACCCACTACAAGGGCACCATGGTCTGCGGGTTCTGCCCAGGATCAGGGTCTCCCGTGGAGAAGAGTTTCAACCGGGCCGATGTCTTCAAACGTCATTTGACCTCTGTGCATGGTGTCGAACAGACTCCTCCCAACTGCCGGAAGAAGAACTCGAACTCGAAGAATACCATGGCGTACAGCAGTGACTCCACTGGCAAATGCTCGACATGCTCGGGTACTTTCAATAACCCGCAGGACTTCTATGAGCACTTGGACGACTGTGTGCTCCGCGTGGTGCAACAGGAAGAGCCCAGCGAAGCCATCAACCAGAAACTGTTGGCGGAAGTGGACTCGGACGAGGAGGTAAAAAAGACCATGGAGAAGCATAAGTTGACTGACAACACGGCTGGTACTGGTTCTCAATCTGACTTCAATGATTCTCCCTCGAACCAAAAGTCGGGCAAGGGCAGCATCAAGTCCACAAAAGGCAACACCAGCTCGCGTCCCATCCTGGGAAAGAACGCCATCACCAAGCACTCGACACAAAATAACAAcggcaacagcagcaagctTCGCCCAATGGTGTCGCGGCGGCGGAATAACCGGAACTTCTACCCTCAGTCCTGGGGGTGTCCGGCGAGCAGCATGAAGACGAAAAAGCGCGTTCTCTGCGTTTTTGATGGTCCGCGCCGCCTGTGGAAAGATGAAATGATGCTCGACAACGAGTTCGAGGTCCGCGTCAAGCTCCCTGGCGGAGCAGGCGACGGCACCAACCGCGACGCATACATCACCGACCTCGACATTGAGACCATGAAGCGCGCTGAGGGCGTCTTCAGTGCTACTGCTGAGGAGCGGGGGGAGTGGACCGATGGCCCTTCCACGCGACTGATCGGGCAACCGATGATGCCCTTGCCTGGACTCAGTCAATCTTCAGACGAGGTTGATTTGGACGAGTTGATGAGAACCTga